Proteins encoded together in one Streptomyces sp. TLI_171 window:
- a CDS encoding DUF4230 domain-containing protein, with protein sequence MRRRVPWYISLPITLAVIAALFLGAGSLGWLPGLVSPFEEKTVDRSQPVVLKSIQNMSRYNAATGNFQVIVDLAQEARFLPSALLGTRSLYVGSGTVAAYVDLGKLGPDGVKVSADRLTATLTIPHAQLADAALDVKKSYMYSQERGLFDRFGDFFSSDNSDDQHKVELLAVDKIQKAAQDTALTTTAETNTKAMLSGLLGSLGFTSVTVNVV encoded by the coding sequence GTGCGTCGTCGTGTGCCCTGGTACATATCCCTGCCGATCACGTTGGCGGTGATCGCGGCGCTGTTCCTGGGCGCCGGGAGTCTCGGCTGGCTGCCGGGCCTGGTCAGTCCGTTCGAGGAGAAGACCGTCGACCGGAGCCAGCCGGTGGTCCTCAAGTCGATCCAGAACATGAGCCGCTACAACGCGGCCACCGGCAACTTCCAGGTCATCGTCGACCTCGCCCAGGAGGCCAGGTTCCTGCCGTCCGCGCTGCTCGGCACCCGCAGCCTGTACGTCGGCTCGGGCACCGTCGCCGCGTACGTCGACCTGGGCAAGCTCGGCCCGGACGGGGTGAAGGTCTCCGCGGACCGGCTGACCGCCACCCTCACCATCCCGCACGCCCAACTCGCGGACGCCGCACTGGACGTGAAGAAGTCCTACATGTACTCGCAGGAACGCGGCCTGTTCGACCGGTTCGGGGACTTCTTCTCCTCGGACAACTCCGACGACCAGCACAAGGTGGAACTGCTGGCCGTCGACAAGATCCAGAAGGCCGCGCAGGACACCGCGCTGACCACCACCGCGGAGACCAACACCAAGGCGATGCTGTCGGGCCTGCTCGGCTCGCTCGGCTTCACCTCGGTGACGGTAAACGTGGTCTGA
- a CDS encoding hemolysin family protein, with amino-acid sequence MSALQLAFSLLLLLGNAYFVGAEFAVISVRRSQIEPLAEAGDKRARTVLHALSNVSAMLAAAQLGITVCSLLLGALAEPTIAHLLEPAFHAVGVPDSAMHLLSYAIALSIVVFLHMVLGEMVPKNLALAGPEKAALWLGPPLDRLARWLAPFIAFLNAFANGVLRLFRVEPKDEVDSVATSEQLLLMLSDSGEAGLLDDRRRERLEDALEMGSRPVTEVLLAPDQLVTVGREVTGEEIQRLAVRTGFSRFPVADPSGTVLGYLHVKDSLEADNLSAPVPARLWRPITVLRAGLPLDDALAAMRRAAAHLAAVVDADGRQLGLVALEDVLEELVGEVHDPDHRPPAAAQR; translated from the coding sequence ATGAGCGCCCTGCAACTCGCCTTCTCGCTGCTCCTGCTGCTCGGCAACGCGTACTTCGTCGGCGCCGAGTTCGCCGTCATCTCGGTGCGCCGCAGCCAGATCGAACCGCTCGCCGAGGCCGGCGACAAGCGCGCCCGCACCGTGCTGCACGCGCTGTCCAACGTGTCGGCGATGCTCGCCGCCGCCCAGCTCGGCATCACCGTCTGCTCGCTGCTGCTCGGCGCGCTCGCCGAGCCGACCATCGCGCACCTGCTGGAGCCCGCCTTCCACGCGGTCGGCGTGCCCGACTCGGCGATGCACCTGCTCAGCTACGCCATCGCGCTGAGCATCGTGGTGTTCCTGCACATGGTGCTCGGCGAGATGGTGCCGAAGAACCTGGCGCTGGCCGGACCGGAGAAGGCCGCGCTCTGGCTCGGCCCGCCGCTGGACCGGCTGGCCCGCTGGCTCGCCCCATTCATCGCTTTCCTGAACGCCTTCGCCAACGGGGTGCTGCGGCTGTTCCGGGTCGAGCCCAAGGACGAGGTGGACTCGGTCGCCACCAGCGAACAGCTGCTGCTGATGCTCTCCGACTCCGGAGAGGCCGGGCTGCTCGACGACCGCCGCCGCGAACGCCTGGAGGACGCCCTGGAGATGGGCAGCCGCCCGGTCACCGAGGTGCTGCTCGCCCCGGACCAGCTGGTCACCGTGGGCCGCGAGGTCACCGGCGAGGAGATCCAGCGGCTCGCGGTGCGCACCGGCTTCTCGCGTTTCCCGGTCGCCGACCCGAGCGGCACCGTGCTGGGCTACCTGCACGTCAAGGACTCGCTGGAGGCCGACAACCTGTCGGCGCCCGTCCCGGCCCGGCTGTGGCGGCCGATCACCGTGCTGCGGGCCGGCCTGCCGCTGGACGACGCGCTCGCCGCGATGCGCCGCGCCGCCGCCCACCTGGCGGCCGTGGTGGACGCGGACGGCCGGCAGCTCGGCCTGGTCGCCCTGGAGGACGTCCTGGAGGAACTGGTCGGCGAGGTCCACGACCCCGACCACCGGCCGCCCGCGGCGGCCCAGCGCTGA
- a CDS encoding hemolysin family protein, whose translation MTTAWLLLLAAFVLILANGLFVAAEFAFVTADRGTVERAAAAGDRQAKRLSKALQRLSFELSGAQLGITITSLVVGMLAEPALSTLLAPVFTGIGLPDSAARGTALIVGLVLATVLQMVIGELVPKNWAISRPMQVAHAVVGPQRAFSTACRPLIAFLNGSADRVVRMFGVEPQEELGHARTPDELVALARHSFQAGAIDEQSATLFVRTLGLRELTAESVMTPRIDVAALQEDATAGDVLNLTRATGLSRFPVYAESLDEVTGTVTLKDALAVPAERRDHTKVRHLAAPPLLVPETMSAERLLDLLRGREPMAVVVDEYGGTAGVATIEDIVEEVVGEVQDEHDPADTPELRPLGARDGLPVWDADGRARLDQLAKIGLHAPDGPYETLGGLLADLLGKLPAVGESAELPGWELTVTAVDRHRTSRVEIRRVRDENDHEDQDNHR comes from the coding sequence ATGACCACCGCCTGGCTCCTGCTGCTCGCGGCATTCGTGCTCATCCTCGCCAACGGCCTGTTCGTGGCCGCCGAGTTCGCCTTCGTGACCGCCGACCGCGGCACCGTGGAACGCGCCGCCGCCGCCGGTGACCGGCAGGCGAAGCGCCTGTCCAAGGCCCTGCAGCGGCTCTCCTTCGAGCTGTCCGGCGCCCAGCTCGGCATCACCATCACCTCGCTGGTGGTCGGCATGCTCGCCGAACCGGCGCTGTCCACCCTGCTCGCCCCGGTGTTCACCGGCATCGGCCTGCCCGACTCGGCGGCCCGCGGCACCGCGCTGATCGTCGGCCTGGTGCTGGCCACCGTGCTGCAGATGGTGATCGGCGAACTCGTCCCGAAGAACTGGGCGATCTCCCGCCCGATGCAGGTCGCCCACGCCGTGGTCGGCCCGCAGCGCGCCTTCTCCACCGCCTGCCGGCCGCTGATCGCCTTCCTGAACGGCTCCGCCGACCGGGTCGTGCGGATGTTCGGCGTCGAACCGCAGGAGGAGCTCGGCCACGCCCGTACCCCCGACGAACTGGTCGCGCTGGCCCGGCACTCGTTCCAGGCCGGCGCCATAGACGAGCAGTCGGCGACGCTGTTCGTCCGCACCCTGGGCCTGCGCGAGCTCACCGCGGAGTCCGTGATGACCCCGCGGATCGACGTCGCCGCGCTGCAGGAGGACGCCACCGCCGGCGACGTGCTCAACCTGACCCGGGCCACCGGGCTGAGCCGCTTCCCGGTGTACGCCGAGAGCCTCGACGAGGTCACCGGCACCGTCACCCTCAAGGACGCGCTGGCGGTCCCCGCCGAGCGCCGCGACCACACCAAGGTCCGCCACCTCGCCGCGCCGCCGCTGCTGGTCCCGGAGACCATGTCCGCCGAGCGGCTGCTCGACCTGCTGCGCGGCCGCGAGCCGATGGCCGTGGTGGTCGACGAGTACGGCGGCACCGCCGGCGTCGCCACCATCGAGGACATCGTCGAGGAGGTGGTCGGCGAGGTGCAGGACGAGCACGACCCCGCCGACACCCCCGAGCTGCGCCCGCTCGGCGCCCGCGACGGGCTGCCGGTCTGGGACGCCGACGGGCGGGCCCGGCTCGACCAGCTCGCCAAGATCGGCCTGCACGCCCCCGACGGCCCGTACGAGACCCTCGGCGGCCTGCTCGCCGACCTGCTCGGCAAGCTCCCCGCCGTCGGCGAGAGCGCCGAACTGCCCGGCTGGGAACTGACCGTGACCGCCGTGGACCGGCACCGCACCAGCCGGGTGGAGATCCGCCGGGTGCGCGACGAGAACGACCACGAGGACCAGGACAACCACCGATGA
- a CDS encoding PH domain-containing protein — protein MSTAAVDLPVTWAPRRNRVVLLILCAVLVVLFAVLAVALPDNWQFNDRVMMVGSGLLFAAVGLMLARPKVTADADGLTVVNFVRSRRLAWAEVVRVNFRAGDPWVMLDLADGTALAAVGIQPAGGRDQAIAAARTLRDLVEHRGGPAHR, from the coding sequence GTGTCCACCGCTGCCGTCGACCTCCCCGTCACCTGGGCGCCCCGGCGCAACCGGGTCGTGCTGCTGATCCTGTGCGCGGTGCTGGTGGTGCTGTTCGCCGTGCTCGCCGTCGCCCTGCCGGACAACTGGCAGTTCAACGACCGGGTGATGATGGTCGGCTCCGGCCTGCTGTTCGCCGCCGTCGGCCTGATGCTGGCCCGGCCCAAGGTGACCGCCGACGCCGACGGCCTGACCGTGGTCAACTTCGTCCGCAGCCGCCGGCTGGCCTGGGCCGAGGTGGTCCGGGTCAACTTCCGGGCCGGCGACCCCTGGGTGATGCTCGACCTCGCCGACGGCACCGCGCTGGCCGCCGTCGGCATCCAGCCCGCCGGCGGCCGCGACCAGGCGATCGCCGCCGCCCGCACCCTGCGCGACCTGGTCGAGCACCGCGGCGGGCCCGCGCACCGCTGA
- the hisG gene encoding ATP phosphoribosyltransferase, producing the protein MLRIAVPNKGSLSGPAAEMLHEAGYRQRKEAKELVLVDPDNQVEFFFLRPRDIAVYVGSGRLDVGITGRDLLLDSASEAEEVLALGFAGSTFRFAKPLGKELSDVRDLDGLRIATSYTGLVEQHLAEHGVKATVTKLDGAVETAVHLGVADVIADVVETGTSLRNAGLEVFGEPILVSDAVVIRPKGAGEDAAVDQFLRRLQGVLVARRYVLMDYDIRAEKVGEAVALTPGLESPTVSPLHTEGWVAVRSMVLRKEAQRIMDDLWAIGARAILVTNIHACRL; encoded by the coding sequence ATGCTCCGCATCGCCGTCCCCAACAAGGGTTCGCTCTCGGGTCCCGCGGCGGAGATGCTCCATGAGGCCGGTTACCGGCAGCGCAAGGAGGCCAAGGAACTCGTCCTGGTCGACCCCGACAACCAGGTCGAGTTCTTCTTCCTGCGCCCGCGCGACATCGCCGTCTACGTCGGCTCCGGCCGCCTCGACGTCGGCATCACCGGCCGCGACCTGCTGCTGGACTCCGCCTCGGAGGCCGAGGAGGTGCTCGCGCTCGGCTTCGCCGGCTCGACCTTCCGGTTCGCCAAGCCGCTCGGCAAGGAGCTCTCCGACGTCCGCGACCTCGACGGCCTGCGGATCGCCACCTCGTACACCGGGCTGGTCGAGCAGCACCTCGCCGAGCACGGCGTGAAGGCCACCGTCACCAAGCTGGACGGCGCCGTGGAGACCGCCGTGCACCTCGGCGTCGCCGACGTGATCGCCGACGTGGTGGAGACCGGCACCAGCCTGCGCAACGCCGGCCTGGAGGTGTTCGGCGAGCCGATCCTGGTCTCCGACGCCGTGGTGATCCGCCCCAAGGGCGCCGGCGAGGACGCGGCGGTCGACCAGTTCCTGCGCCGCCTGCAGGGCGTGCTGGTGGCCCGCCGCTACGTGCTGATGGACTACGACATCCGGGCCGAGAAGGTCGGCGAGGCCGTTGCCCTCACCCCGGGCCTGGAGTCGCCGACCGTCTCCCCGCTGCACACCGAGGGCTGGGTGGCGGTCCGCTCGATGGTGCTCCGCAAGGAGGCCCAGCGGATCATGGACGACCTGTGGGCGATCGGCGCGCGGGCCATCCTGGTGACCAACATCCACGCCTGCCGCCTCTGA
- a CDS encoding phosphoribosyl-ATP diphosphatase — MASKTFEELFAELQQKAAAGDPETSRTAQLVQQGVHAIGKKVVEEAAEVWMAAEYQSSAEAAEEISQLLYHVQVMMIARGLTLEDVYKYL; from the coding sequence ATGGCTTCCAAGACATTCGAGGAGCTCTTCGCCGAGCTCCAGCAGAAGGCCGCCGCCGGCGACCCCGAGACCTCCCGCACCGCCCAGCTGGTTCAGCAGGGCGTCCACGCGATCGGCAAGAAGGTCGTCGAGGAGGCCGCCGAGGTCTGGATGGCCGCCGAGTACCAGTCGTCGGCGGAGGCCGCGGAGGAGATCTCGCAGCTCCTCTACCACGTCCAGGTGATGATGATCGCCCGCGGGCTGACGCTCGAAGACGTGTACAAGTACCTCTAG
- the ribH gene encoding 6,7-dimethyl-8-ribityllumazine synthase, with amino-acid sequence MAGHGAPVLSPKNCADLRVAVIAAQWHEQVMNGLLDGAHRALKELGIEEPTVVRVPGTFELPVAAKQLADRGYDAVVALGVVIRGGTPHFDYVCQGATLGLTQVSVDTGVPVGFGVLTCDTEQQALDRAGLPDSAEDKGHEAVTAAVATAAALRGVSEPWR; translated from the coding sequence ATGGCCGGCCACGGAGCCCCCGTCCTGTCCCCGAAGAACTGCGCCGACCTGCGGGTCGCGGTGATCGCCGCGCAGTGGCACGAGCAGGTGATGAACGGACTGCTGGACGGCGCGCACCGCGCCCTGAAGGAGCTCGGGATCGAGGAGCCGACCGTGGTCCGCGTCCCCGGCACCTTCGAACTGCCGGTCGCCGCAAAGCAGCTGGCCGACCGCGGGTACGACGCGGTGGTGGCGCTGGGCGTGGTGATCCGCGGCGGCACCCCGCACTTCGACTACGTCTGCCAGGGCGCCACCCTCGGCCTGACCCAGGTGTCGGTGGACACCGGCGTCCCGGTCGGCTTCGGCGTCCTCACCTGCGACACCGAGCAGCAGGCGCTGGACCGGGCCGGCCTGCCGGACTCCGCCGAGGACAAGGGCCACGAGGCGGTCACCGCGGCGGTCGCCACCGCCGCAGCGCTGCGCGGGGTGTCCGAGCCCTGGCGGTGA
- a CDS encoding bifunctional 3,4-dihydroxy-2-butanone-4-phosphate synthase/GTP cyclohydrolase II codes for MSATTAAAEPLALDPVERAVADIALGRAVIVVDDENRENEGDIVFAASAATPELLAFTVRYSSGVICVPMTGEELDRLRLPPMTRVNEDRKGTAYAVSVDARDGVSTGISAADRARTVKLLASAGTEPADLTRPGHVFPLRAVDGGVLVRPGHTEAAVDLARLAGLPPAGGIAEVVNDDGSMARLPELHAFAREHGLAIISIEDLIAYRRRTELHVDRAAVTQLPTEHGAFTAVGYRGTIDGVEHLALVAGGLDADGRLPDGEDVLVRLHSECLTGDVFGSLRCDCGPQLQASLAAVAEAGRGVVLYLRGHEGRGIGLAHKLRAYQLQEQGLDTVDANLDQGLPADARDYSIGAQMLTDLGVRSLTLLSNNPAKQTALTEHGLKVAARRPLPTAAGEHNLRYLRTKRDRMGHDLPWLEDDSK; via the coding sequence ATGAGCGCCACCACTGCCGCCGCCGAACCGCTCGCCCTCGACCCGGTCGAGCGCGCCGTCGCGGACATCGCGCTCGGCCGCGCCGTGATCGTGGTCGACGACGAGAACCGCGAGAACGAGGGCGACATCGTCTTCGCCGCCTCCGCGGCCACCCCCGAGCTGCTGGCGTTCACCGTCCGCTACTCCTCCGGCGTGATCTGCGTGCCGATGACCGGCGAGGAACTCGACCGGCTCCGGCTGCCGCCGATGACCCGGGTCAACGAGGACCGCAAGGGCACCGCCTACGCCGTCTCGGTGGACGCCCGCGACGGCGTCTCCACCGGCATCTCCGCCGCCGACCGGGCCCGCACCGTCAAGCTGCTCGCCTCGGCCGGCACCGAGCCCGCCGACCTGACCCGCCCCGGGCACGTCTTCCCGCTTCGCGCGGTGGACGGCGGCGTGCTGGTCCGCCCCGGGCACACCGAGGCCGCCGTCGACCTGGCCCGGCTGGCCGGGCTCCCGCCGGCCGGCGGCATCGCCGAGGTGGTCAACGACGACGGCAGCATGGCCCGGCTGCCCGAACTGCACGCCTTCGCCCGCGAACACGGCCTGGCGATCATCTCCATCGAGGACCTGATCGCCTACCGCCGCCGCACCGAACTGCACGTGGACCGCGCCGCCGTCACCCAACTGCCCACCGAGCACGGCGCGTTCACCGCCGTCGGCTACCGCGGCACGATCGACGGGGTCGAGCACCTGGCCCTGGTGGCCGGCGGCCTGGACGCCGACGGCAGGCTCCCCGACGGCGAGGACGTGCTGGTCCGGCTGCACTCCGAGTGCCTCACCGGCGACGTGTTCGGCTCGCTGCGCTGCGACTGCGGCCCCCAGCTGCAGGCCTCGCTGGCCGCTGTCGCCGAGGCCGGCCGCGGCGTGGTGCTGTACCTGCGCGGCCACGAGGGCCGCGGCATCGGCCTGGCCCACAAGCTCCGCGCCTACCAGCTGCAGGAACAGGGCCTGGACACCGTCGACGCCAACCTCGACCAGGGCCTGCCCGCCGACGCCCGCGACTACTCGATCGGCGCGCAGATGCTCACCGACCTGGGCGTCCGCTCGCTCACCCTGCTCAGCAACAACCCGGCGAAGCAGACCGCGCTCACCGAGCACGGCCTGAAGGTCGCCGCCCGCCGCCCGCTGCCCACCGCCGCGGGCGAGCACAACCTGCGCTACCTGCGCACCAAGCGCGACCGGATGGGCCACGACCTGCCGTGGCTCGAGGACGACAGCAAGTAG
- a CDS encoding nicotinamide mononucleotide transporter family protein: protein MSSFGELTFQAFGETVKVADMTGNLIGLGALALGWRRSVLTWPAQLLAGAVLITAFLGGQVPGLIGKQVIVVVAAVWGWTQWNRGRRDAGDIEVRFATWRERALLVAATAAGTAAVAALFHAFPKLSWAPLFDAYIFVGTLAAMYAQARGWVEFWFAWLAVDLVGVPYAYNHGYTFSALTFTIYFVLVLAGLVSWWTKARTVRTGPLAKGVAA, encoded by the coding sequence GTGAGCTCGTTCGGAGAACTGACGTTCCAGGCGTTCGGCGAGACCGTCAAGGTCGCCGACATGACCGGCAACCTGATAGGCCTCGGCGCGCTCGCCCTCGGCTGGCGCCGCTCGGTGCTGACCTGGCCCGCGCAACTGCTGGCGGGCGCCGTCCTGATCACCGCGTTCCTCGGCGGGCAGGTGCCCGGCCTGATCGGCAAGCAGGTGATCGTGGTGGTCGCCGCGGTCTGGGGCTGGACGCAGTGGAACCGCGGCCGCCGCGACGCCGGCGACATCGAGGTGCGCTTCGCCACCTGGCGGGAGCGGGCCCTGCTGGTGGCCGCCACCGCGGCCGGCACCGCCGCCGTGGCCGCGCTGTTCCACGCCTTCCCGAAGCTGTCCTGGGCGCCGCTGTTCGACGCCTACATCTTCGTCGGCACGCTCGCCGCGATGTACGCCCAGGCCCGCGGCTGGGTCGAGTTCTGGTTCGCCTGGCTGGCCGTCGACCTGGTCGGCGTGCCCTACGCCTACAACCACGGCTACACCTTCTCCGCGCTCACCTTCACCATCTACTTCGTCCTGGTGCTGGCCGGCCTGGTCAGCTGGTGGACCAAGGCCCGCACCGTCCGAACCGGCCCGCTCGCCAAGGGAGTCGCAGCATGA
- a CDS encoding riboflavin synthase yields the protein MFTGIIEELGEVVSIEEIGESSRIRLRGPVVTADAHHGDSIAVNGVCLTVLEKNEQLAAQPGEFSADVMRETLQRSSLGALRPGSRVNLERAMALGARLGGHLVQGHVDATGELVSRSPGDLDADGNPRWEVLRFTLPQPISRYLVEKGSITVDGVSLTVVEAARDSFTVSLIPATLELTTLGAKQVGDPVNLEVDVLAKYVERLLDTRALPDTLGGSK from the coding sequence GTGTTCACCGGCATCATCGAAGAGCTCGGCGAGGTCGTCTCCATCGAGGAGATCGGCGAATCCTCGCGTATCCGCCTGCGCGGCCCGGTCGTCACGGCCGACGCCCACCACGGCGACTCCATCGCGGTCAACGGCGTGTGCCTGACCGTCCTCGAGAAGAACGAGCAACTGGCGGCGCAGCCCGGCGAGTTCAGCGCCGACGTGATGCGCGAGACGCTGCAGCGCTCCAGCCTCGGCGCGCTCCGCCCCGGCTCCCGGGTCAACCTGGAGAGGGCGATGGCGCTCGGCGCCCGGCTCGGCGGGCACCTGGTGCAGGGCCACGTCGACGCCACCGGCGAGCTGGTCTCGCGCAGCCCCGGCGACCTGGACGCGGACGGGAATCCTCGCTGGGAGGTCTTGCGTTTCACCCTGCCGCAGCCGATCTCGCGCTACCTGGTGGAGAAGGGGTCGATCACCGTGGACGGAGTGAGCCTGACCGTCGTGGAGGCGGCCCGGGACTCGTTCACCGTCTCGCTGATCCCCGCCACCCTCGAACTGACCACGCTGGGCGCCAAGCAGGTCGGCGACCCGGTCAACCTCGAGGTGGACGTGCTCGCCAAGTACGTGGAGCGGCTGCTCGACACCCGTGCACTGCCCGACACCCTGGGGGGAAGCAAGTGA
- a CDS encoding SCO4226 family nickel-binding protein produces the protein MAMFMDVHHGMAGITAEQLKAAHQADLAAQGDEGVDFQQAWADPDSGTVYCLSSAPSREAVQRVHERTGHPADEVHPVPLHV, from the coding sequence ATGGCGATGTTCATGGACGTCCACCACGGCATGGCCGGCATCACCGCCGAGCAGTTGAAGGCGGCCCACCAGGCCGACCTGGCGGCGCAGGGCGACGAAGGCGTCGACTTCCAACAGGCCTGGGCGGACCCGGACTCGGGCACCGTCTACTGCCTGTCCTCCGCCCCCTCCCGCGAGGCGGTGCAGCGGGTCCACGAGCGCACCGGGCACCCCGCCGACGAGGTGCACCCGGTTCCGCTGCACGTCTGA
- a CDS encoding MSMEG_1061 family FMN-dependent PPOX-type flavoprotein — protein sequence MIFDALAADAIREPARLRAHYEQPSELVQRKQVDRLHPAARRLIGCSSLVFVATADAEGNCDATPRGGPPGFVAVLDDRTLAIPDATGNRRLDSLHNIAATGKAGLIFVVPGRAATLRVNGRACVSADPELLEQLTAVGKPPRTAIVVAADEVYQHCPKAFLRSAAWRPEEWLPADAAPSSAEITLSHLGDPALTLDRIRADEAESLRLRYE from the coding sequence GTGATCTTCGACGCCCTTGCCGCGGACGCGATCCGCGAACCGGCCCGGTTGCGGGCCCACTACGAGCAGCCGAGCGAGCTGGTGCAGCGCAAGCAGGTGGACCGCCTGCACCCTGCGGCGCGCCGACTCATCGGCTGCTCCTCGCTGGTGTTCGTCGCCACCGCCGATGCGGAGGGCAACTGCGACGCCACTCCCCGCGGCGGTCCGCCCGGCTTCGTCGCGGTGCTGGACGACCGCACGCTGGCGATCCCGGACGCCACCGGGAACCGGCGGCTCGACAGCCTGCACAACATCGCCGCCACCGGGAAGGCCGGGCTGATCTTCGTCGTGCCCGGCCGGGCCGCCACGCTGCGGGTCAACGGCCGTGCCTGCGTCAGCGCCGATCCGGAGCTGCTTGAGCAGCTGACGGCGGTCGGCAAGCCACCGCGGACGGCGATCGTGGTGGCGGCCGACGAGGTCTACCAGCACTGCCCGAAGGCCTTCCTGCGCTCCGCGGCCTGGCGGCCCGAGGAGTGGCTGCCCGCCGACGCGGCGCCGAGTTCGGCCGAGATCACTCTCTCCCACCTGGGCGATCCCGCGCTGACGCTGGACCGGATCCGGGCCGACGAGGCGGAGTCGCTGCGGCTGCGCTACGAGTGA
- a CDS encoding FAD-dependent oxidoreductase, with the protein MPRPVRVAIVGAGPAGIYAADALLKSELAAAPGVSIDLIERLPAPFGLIRYGVAPDHPRIKGIVTALHQVLDKPQVRLLGNVDYPGDLSLDELHRFYDALVFATGAEADRDLAVPGIELEGSYGAADFVSWYDGHPEVPREWPLEAEQVAVLGVGNVALDVARILAKTADELLSTEIPPNVHAGLAANRAVEVHVFGRRGPAQAKFSPMELRELDHSPTIEVVVDPEDIDYDDGSIATRRANKQADMVAATLENWAIRDVGDRPHRIHLHFFENPVEVLGADGRVVALRTERTRLDGTGNTVGTGEFREWPVQAVYRAVGYRSDELPKLPFDALSSTVPHVAGRVQENGAHLPSTYVTGWIKRGPVGLIGHTKGDANETVACLVDDHAAGRLRPAAEPAEDAVLDFLRSRGVDFTTWEGWHALDAHEKSLGEAQGRERVKVVDRVAMLDASRSERASERTGQ; encoded by the coding sequence ATGCCCCGCCCCGTCCGGGTGGCCATCGTCGGTGCCGGCCCCGCCGGGATCTACGCCGCCGACGCGCTGCTGAAGTCCGAACTGGCCGCCGCCCCCGGCGTCTCCATCGACCTGATCGAGCGCCTGCCCGCCCCGTTCGGCCTGATCCGCTACGGCGTCGCCCCCGACCACCCCCGGATCAAGGGCATCGTCACCGCCCTCCACCAGGTCCTCGACAAGCCCCAGGTCCGCCTGCTCGGCAACGTCGACTACCCCGGCGACCTCTCGCTCGACGAACTCCACCGCTTCTACGACGCGCTGGTCTTCGCCACCGGCGCCGAGGCCGACCGCGACCTCGCCGTTCCCGGCATCGAACTCGAGGGCTCCTACGGCGCCGCCGACTTCGTCTCCTGGTACGACGGCCACCCCGAGGTCCCGCGCGAGTGGCCGCTGGAGGCCGAGCAGGTCGCCGTCCTCGGCGTGGGGAATGTCGCCCTGGACGTGGCCCGCATCCTGGCCAAGACCGCGGACGAGCTCCTCAGCACCGAGATCCCGCCGAACGTCCACGCGGGCCTGGCCGCGAACCGGGCCGTCGAGGTGCACGTGTTCGGGCGGCGCGGCCCCGCACAGGCCAAGTTCTCGCCGATGGAGCTCCGCGAGCTCGACCACTCCCCGACCATCGAGGTCGTCGTCGACCCCGAGGACATCGACTACGACGACGGCTCGATCGCCACCCGGCGTGCCAACAAGCAGGCCGACATGGTCGCCGCCACTCTGGAGAACTGGGCGATCCGCGACGTCGGCGACCGCCCGCACCGCATCCACCTGCACTTCTTCGAGAACCCGGTCGAGGTGCTCGGCGCCGACGGCCGGGTGGTCGCGCTGCGCACCGAGCGCACCCGGCTCGACGGCACCGGCAACACCGTCGGAACCGGGGAGTTCCGCGAGTGGCCCGTCCAGGCGGTCTACCGAGCGGTCGGCTACCGCTCCGACGAGCTGCCCAAGCTGCCCTTCGACGCCCTCTCCTCGACCGTCCCGCACGTGGCTGGCCGGGTGCAGGAGAACGGCGCCCACCTGCCCTCGACCTACGTCACCGGGTGGATCAAGCGCGGCCCGGTCGGCCTGATCGGCCACACCAAGGGCGACGCCAACGAGACCGTCGCCTGCCTGGTCGACGACCACGCGGCCGGCCGCCTGCGCCCCGCCGCCGAACCCGCCGAGGATGCCGTCCTGGACTTCCTCCGCTCCCGCGGCGTCGACTTCACCACGTGGGAGGGTTGGCACGCCCTGGACGCGCACGAGAAGTCCCTCGGCGAGGCGCAGGGCCGCGAACGCGTCAAGGTCGTCGACCGGGTGGCCATGCTGGACGCCTCCCGCAGCGAGCGGGCGTCGGAGCGCACCGGGCAGTAG